The Bacillus sp. Marseille-Q1617 genome has a segment encoding these proteins:
- a CDS encoding DUF421 domain-containing protein, whose protein sequence is MEFSWIWKAVLIVLAGTLLLRIAGRKSISQMTLAQTVIMIGIGSLLIQPVAGKNIWTTIGVGLILVLTLMGMEFLQVKSDRVEKMITGKSKILVENGVLNEKNLKKLRMTVDQLEMKLRQNGVSKITDVKWATLEPNGQIGVELMQEANPVTMKDFQQLQAQIQEIRNLLLIQPATSHPVSHERPAEDIFAEIKDNSSLKTPPKHLQ, encoded by the coding sequence ATGGAGTTCTCATGGATATGGAAAGCCGTCCTCATCGTCCTTGCCGGGACACTCTTGTTAAGGATCGCCGGCAGGAAGTCGATTTCCCAGATGACCCTCGCTCAGACGGTCATCATGATCGGGATCGGGTCGTTATTGATTCAGCCCGTAGCTGGGAAGAATATTTGGACAACCATCGGGGTCGGGCTCATCCTAGTCCTCACGCTGATGGGGATGGAATTTTTACAAGTAAAATCGGACCGTGTGGAAAAAATGATTACCGGCAAATCTAAGATCCTCGTGGAAAATGGCGTTCTCAATGAAAAAAATTTAAAGAAACTGCGCATGACCGTGGATCAGCTCGAAATGAAGTTAAGGCAGAATGGAGTCAGCAAAATCACCGATGTCAAATGGGCAACCCTCGAACCAAACGGGCAAATCGGAGTCGAGCTGATGCAGGAGGCGAACCCCGTGACGATGAAAGATTTCCAGCAGCTCCAAGCGCAGATCCAGGAAATCAGAAATCTTCTCCTCATTCAGCCGGCAACCAGTCATCCAGTAAGCCATGAACGCCCTGCCGAAGATATTTTTGCAGAAATTAAAGATAACTCATCATTGAAGACCCCGCCAAAGCATCTTCAATGA
- the ahpF gene encoding alkyl hydroperoxide reductase subunit F, whose protein sequence is MMLEADIKAQLEQYLQMMEGDIVLKVSAGDDDISKDMLALVEELSSMSPMISVENADLPRTPSFSVNRAGEEDTGVHFAGIPLGHEFTSLVLALLQVSGRAPKVDQSVIDRIKSVKGEHHFETYVSLSCHNCPDVVQALNIMSVLNPNITHTMIDGAAYKEEVEYKNIMAVPSVYLNAEFFSGGRTTIEEILSKIVEGPDASELSDKDPYDVLVVGGGPAGSSAAIYAARKGIRTGIVAERFGGQVLDTMSIENFISVKQTEGPKLVASLEEHVKDYGIDVMNLQRAKRLEKKDMIELELENGAVLKSKSLIISTGARWRNIGVPGEQEFKNKGVAYCPHCDGPLFEGKDVAVIGGGNSGVEAAIDLAGIVNHVTVLEFNSELKADDVLQKRLQSLPNVTVITNAQTQEITGTDKVNGITYTDRDTHEEHHIELQGVFVQIGLVPNTDWLDETIERTRFGEIVVDKHGSTSLPGVFAAGDCTDSAYNQIIISMGSGATAALGAFDYLIRN, encoded by the coding sequence ATCATGCTCGAAGCAGATATTAAGGCACAATTAGAACAGTACCTGCAAATGATGGAAGGCGATATCGTCCTGAAAGTCTCAGCAGGTGATGATGACATTTCTAAGGACATGCTGGCTCTAGTCGAAGAGCTTTCATCCATGTCCCCTATGATCTCTGTCGAAAATGCTGACCTTCCAAGAACACCAAGCTTCAGCGTGAATCGTGCAGGAGAGGAAGATACCGGTGTCCATTTCGCCGGTATCCCGCTCGGCCATGAATTCACTTCCCTGGTGCTTGCCCTTCTTCAAGTCAGCGGCAGAGCCCCGAAAGTGGACCAGAGTGTCATCGATCGAATCAAGAGCGTCAAAGGCGAGCATCACTTCGAAACATATGTCAGCCTGAGCTGCCATAACTGCCCTGACGTTGTACAGGCCCTCAACATCATGAGTGTGCTCAATCCGAACATCACTCACACGATGATCGACGGTGCTGCGTACAAAGAAGAAGTAGAATACAAGAACATCATGGCCGTTCCATCCGTTTACTTGAATGCTGAATTTTTCAGCGGCGGACGCACGACGATTGAGGAAATCCTTTCTAAAATCGTGGAAGGCCCTGATGCCAGCGAGCTTTCCGACAAGGACCCATACGACGTCCTAGTAGTAGGCGGAGGACCTGCCGGATCCAGTGCGGCCATCTATGCAGCACGTAAAGGAATCCGCACAGGGATCGTAGCCGAACGCTTCGGCGGACAGGTACTGGATACGATGAGCATCGAGAACTTCATCAGCGTCAAGCAGACGGAAGGTCCGAAGCTTGTCGCAAGCCTTGAAGAACACGTGAAGGACTACGGCATCGATGTCATGAACCTTCAGCGTGCCAAGCGCCTTGAAAAGAAAGACATGATCGAGCTTGAGCTTGAAAACGGCGCAGTCCTTAAGAGTAAAAGCCTGATCATCTCGACAGGTGCACGCTGGAGAAACATCGGCGTCCCTGGCGAACAGGAATTCAAGAACAAAGGTGTGGCTTACTGCCCTCACTGTGACGGACCACTATTCGAAGGCAAAGACGTTGCGGTCATCGGCGGCGGTAACTCCGGTGTCGAAGCAGCAATCGACCTTGCCGGCATCGTCAACCACGTAACGGTTCTCGAGTTCAACTCAGAACTTAAAGCCGACGACGTCCTTCAAAAACGACTTCAAAGCCTTCCGAATGTGACAGTCATCACGAACGCACAGACACAGGAGATCACCGGAACCGACAAGGTAAACGGGATCACCTATACTGATCGCGACACACACGAGGAACACCATATCGAGCTGCAAGGTGTATTCGTCCAAATCGGTCTTGTACCAAATACAGACTGGCTTGACGAAACCATCGAACGCACACGTTTCGGTGAGATCGTCGTCGACAAGCACGGCTCTACAAGCCTTCCCGGCGTTTTCGCTGCAGGAGACTGTACGGACAGTGCCTATAACCAAATCATCATTTCAATGGGATCTGGAGCGACAGCCGCACTAGGCGCGTTCGACTATCTCATCCGGAATTAA
- the ahpC gene encoding alkyl hydroperoxide reductase subunit C, producing MSLIGSEVKPFTAQAYKDGEFITVTDESLKGQWSIFCFYPADFTFVCPTELEDLQNNYEALKELGVEVYSVSTDTHFTHKGWHDSSEKIGKIRYAMIGDPSQTISRNFEVLNEEEGLADRGTFIIDPDGVIQTVEINAGGIGRDADILIGKIKAAQYVRKNPGEVCPAKWQEGSETLKPSLDLVGKL from the coding sequence ATGTCTTTAATCGGATCAGAAGTAAAACCATTCACAGCACAAGCATACAAAGATGGTGAGTTCATCACTGTCACTGACGAAAGCCTGAAAGGTCAATGGAGCATTTTCTGCTTCTACCCTGCAGACTTCACATTCGTATGCCCTACAGAACTTGAAGACCTTCAAAATAACTACGAAGCTCTTAAAGAGCTTGGCGTAGAAGTATATTCCGTTTCTACAGATACTCACTTTACACATAAAGGCTGGCACGACAGCTCAGAAAAAATCGGTAAAATCAGATACGCGATGATCGGGGATCCATCTCAAACAATCTCCCGCAACTTCGAGGTATTGAATGAAGAAGAAGGTCTAGCTGACCGCGGAACATTCATCATCGATCCAGATGGTGTCATCCAAACAGTTGAAATCAATGCAGGCGGCATCGGCCGTGACGCAGACATCCTAATCGGCAAAATCAAGGCTGCACAATATGTGCGCAAAAACCCAGGCGAAGTTTGCCCGGCTAAATGGCAGGAAGGTTCTGAAACACTTAAGCCAAGTCTTGATCTAGTTGGTAAATTATAA
- the lysA gene encoding diaminopimelate decarboxylase, translating to MTAMETNVQGQLEIGGMSTGELTALYGTPLMVYDENMIRRNAREFREAFIESGLEFQVAYASKAFMCKEMVRLAEEENLSLDVVSGGELYTALEAGFPAERIHFHGNNKSEEEMVMALDAEIGCFVVDSFLELELLHELAKEREHQVNILLRVTPGVEAHTHDYIMTGQDDSKFGFGISTGQADRAMQIALCKPHYNVLGIHSHIGSQIFELDGFQQAITVLSDFLQSVRLECEVTLPVLNIGGGFGVRYTEEDKPLPISEYVKAITDCVKESFGENGYPLPEVWVEPGRSIVAEAGTTLYKVGSKKIIPDVRTYVSVDGGMTDNLRPALYGAKYHAVLANRPNEECTELVSIAGKCCESGDMLIWDLMLPPVNFGDTLAVFSTGAYGYSMANNYNRIPRPAVVFVKDGESRVVIERETYADLVRLDR from the coding sequence ATGACAGCAATGGAAACGAATGTACAAGGACAATTGGAAATCGGCGGGATGAGTACGGGCGAGCTTACCGCATTGTACGGAACTCCGCTGATGGTCTATGATGAGAACATGATCCGCCGCAATGCACGCGAGTTCCGCGAGGCGTTCATCGAGAGCGGGCTCGAGTTCCAAGTGGCATATGCGAGCAAGGCGTTTATGTGCAAAGAAATGGTGCGCCTTGCGGAAGAGGAGAATCTGTCGCTGGACGTCGTGTCCGGAGGGGAGTTGTACACGGCGCTCGAAGCAGGATTCCCGGCAGAACGGATTCATTTTCACGGGAATAATAAGTCTGAAGAAGAGATGGTGATGGCGCTTGATGCGGAGATTGGCTGCTTCGTGGTCGACAGCTTCCTTGAGCTTGAGCTCCTGCATGAGCTGGCGAAAGAGCGTGAACACCAGGTGAACATCCTGCTACGTGTGACGCCGGGTGTCGAGGCCCATACCCATGACTACATCATGACGGGGCAGGATGATTCGAAGTTCGGATTCGGGATTTCGACCGGCCAGGCCGACCGCGCGATGCAAATCGCCCTATGCAAGCCGCATTACAATGTACTCGGGATCCATTCCCATATCGGGTCGCAGATTTTTGAGCTGGACGGATTTCAGCAGGCAATCACCGTTCTGTCCGATTTTCTTCAAAGTGTAAGGCTGGAATGCGAAGTTACGCTGCCGGTTTTGAATATCGGGGGAGGCTTCGGGGTGCGTTATACGGAAGAAGACAAGCCGCTTCCGATCTCCGAATATGTAAAAGCGATCACGGACTGCGTGAAGGAAAGCTTCGGCGAGAATGGGTATCCGCTGCCGGAAGTATGGGTGGAACCAGGACGCAGCATCGTTGCGGAAGCAGGGACCACGCTGTACAAAGTCGGGTCGAAGAAAATCATCCCTGACGTGCGCACGTATGTGTCAGTGGATGGCGGCATGACCGATAATCTGCGTCCGGCACTGTACGGCGCGAAATATCATGCGGTGCTGGCGAACCGTCCGAATGAGGAATGCACGGAGCTTGTCAGCATTGCAGGGAAGTGCTGTGAGTCAGGTGACATGCTGATCTGGGATCTGATGCTTCCGCCGGTGAACTTCGGGGACACGCTTGCTGTGTTCAGTACGGGCGCTTACGGGTATTCGATGGCGAATAATTATAACCGGATTCCGCGTCCGGCCGTGGTGTTTGTGAAGGACGGCGAATCTCGAGTTGTAATCGAGCGGGAAACGTATGCGGATCTGGTGAGGCTGGACCGTTAA
- a CDS encoding GNAT family N-acetyltransferase: MVTLQKMTPAEFQQYLETAVADYAKEKVSAGNWEEKGSLQRAQEEFSNLLPDGENSENNYLYTILNESAEHTGIIWLAKQSSEKAFIYDIRILEEHQGKGYGKEAMKEIEEKAKQIGVNKIGLHVFGHNKIARGLYEKIGYKTTNVVMEKEIF; this comes from the coding sequence ATGGTTACTTTACAAAAGATGACCCCCGCTGAATTTCAGCAATATCTCGAAACAGCCGTTGCAGATTATGCGAAGGAAAAAGTGTCAGCGGGAAACTGGGAAGAAAAAGGATCTTTGCAAAGAGCACAGGAAGAATTCAGCAATCTTCTTCCGGATGGAGAGAATTCCGAAAATAACTACTTATACACGATTCTGAATGAGAGCGCTGAACATACAGGGATCATATGGCTCGCCAAGCAATCTTCTGAAAAAGCGTTCATCTATGATATCCGCATCCTGGAAGAGCACCAGGGAAAAGGTTACGGCAAAGAAGCAATGAAAGAAATAGAAGAGAAAGCAAAACAAATCGGGGTGAATAAGATCGGTCTGCATGTATTCGGGCATAACAAGATCGCCAGGGGATTATATGAAAAGATCGGTTATAAAACCACCAACGTGGTAATGGAGAAGGAAATTTTCTGA
- a CDS encoding VOC family protein, with product MGRMVHFEIHVEDVEMGKEFYGGVFGWKFEDWSEYAGMPYFGAVTGDESVPGINGAIMKRQGPRPEANQPLNGYSCTMGVEDYDAAEKKILELGGKVALPKHALPGMAWQGYYTDPEGNIFGVHQPDENAK from the coding sequence ATGGGACGGATGGTGCATTTTGAAATTCACGTGGAAGATGTGGAAATGGGGAAGGAATTTTACGGCGGGGTCTTCGGCTGGAAGTTCGAGGACTGGAGCGAATATGCGGGGATGCCTTATTTCGGGGCGGTAACGGGGGATGAAAGTGTGCCTGGGATCAATGGGGCGATCATGAAGCGCCAAGGACCGCGGCCAGAGGCAAATCAACCGTTGAACGGGTATTCCTGTACGATGGGTGTCGAGGATTATGATGCAGCGGAGAAAAAGATTCTGGAGCTTGGCGGAAAAGTGGCGCTGCCTAAGCATGCGCTGCCGGGAATGGCGTGGCAGGGTTATTATACCGATCCTGAAGGGAATATTTTCGGTGTCCATCAGCCGGATGAGAATGCGAAATAG
- a CDS encoding LysE family translocator, with translation MNEFLTFLLLSLFVVMSPGIDTALLTKRTISDGKADGFKMALGIAAGCLVHTVAAAFGLSAILMKSAAAFEVVKYVGAVYLIYLGVTSFVKKKETSAEITDTAAVKRSAFKQGLFTNVFNPKVAVFFLTFLPQFVTAESQAAGQLVLMGGVYSLLSIGWFFVYVFFINYLRSWLMTPSVQGWMERVTGAVLIGFGLKLAFEKR, from the coding sequence ATGAATGAATTCCTTACGTTTCTCTTGCTGTCGTTATTTGTTGTGATGAGTCCCGGAATCGATACAGCCCTGCTTACGAAGAGGACAATTTCAGACGGGAAGGCTGATGGGTTCAAAATGGCCCTCGGTATCGCGGCAGGGTGCCTGGTCCATACGGTTGCGGCTGCGTTTGGGTTGTCCGCCATCCTGATGAAGTCGGCTGCTGCATTTGAAGTGGTTAAGTATGTCGGGGCCGTTTATCTTATCTATCTTGGTGTGACGTCTTTTGTGAAAAAGAAAGAGACATCTGCGGAAATCACGGATACGGCTGCGGTGAAACGGTCGGCCTTCAAGCAGGGGCTGTTTACCAATGTGTTCAATCCGAAAGTGGCTGTCTTCTTCCTGACGTTCCTTCCTCAGTTTGTCACGGCTGAGTCCCAGGCAGCGGGGCAGCTTGTCCTCATGGGAGGGGTATACAGTCTGCTTTCGATCGGCTGGTTCTTTGTTTATGTCTTCTTCATCAACTACTTGCGCAGCTGGCTCATGACTCCGAGCGTACAGGGCTGGATGGAAAGAGTGACCGGTGCCGTGCTGATCGGCTTCGGATTGAAGCTGGCTTTTGAAAAAAGATGA
- a CDS encoding M24 family metallopeptidase yields MKNKSMSLIMPLKKREEVQNRWLFHRLNTLLPALMKKHEFDMWIVIGREYHEDPVLKTLYPAAIDSSRRLTILVFWLDDSGQLKRGAIHPNQSFEPFYERIWNRTEGDQWECLKNTVERCDPDRIGLNYSHTFAASDGLSHSYFEQLQMVLSEYNERFVSAQHLIVNWLSNRSDKEMKAYPAIAELARKIAEEALSSKVIHPGITTTEDVVDWIRQRVLDLGLKTSFYPTVDLQRKGSEMDRIEGEIIRPGDIVHLDFGIEYLGLATDTQQLAYVLKPGETEAPEGLQSAFFTALRLEDILSFHMKEGKTGNDVFRAAKASANKEQIDAMIYCHPVGPHCHEAGALIGLYDQQGDVPVRGDLPLTANTCYAMEFNIRQFVPEWGQEVPIYLEEPVALLDGKVEYMAKRQMGFYLI; encoded by the coding sequence ATGAAGAATAAATCGATGTCTTTGATTATGCCGCTGAAGAAGAGGGAGGAAGTCCAGAACCGCTGGTTGTTCCACCGCTTGAATACACTCTTGCCGGCTTTGATGAAGAAGCATGAGTTCGATATGTGGATTGTGATCGGACGGGAGTATCATGAAGATCCGGTATTGAAGACGTTGTATCCTGCCGCCATCGACAGTTCGAGGAGGCTGACCATCCTGGTATTCTGGCTGGATGACAGCGGCCAGTTGAAGCGAGGGGCCATCCACCCGAATCAGAGCTTCGAGCCTTTTTATGAAAGGATTTGGAACAGGACGGAAGGGGATCAGTGGGAGTGTCTGAAGAATACTGTGGAGAGGTGCGACCCTGACAGGATCGGATTGAATTATTCCCATACGTTCGCTGCGAGTGACGGGCTGAGTCATTCTTATTTTGAACAGTTACAGATGGTCCTGAGTGAATATAATGAACGCTTTGTGAGCGCACAGCATCTCATCGTCAATTGGCTGTCGAACAGGAGCGATAAGGAGATGAAGGCGTATCCTGCCATTGCTGAACTCGCGAGGAAGATTGCGGAGGAGGCGTTATCGTCTAAGGTCATCCATCCTGGGATCACGACGACGGAAGATGTGGTGGATTGGATCCGGCAGCGGGTGCTGGACCTCGGACTGAAAACGTCTTTTTACCCTACCGTCGATCTTCAGCGGAAAGGCTCTGAGATGGACCGGATCGAGGGGGAGATCATCCGTCCTGGAGATATCGTCCACTTGGATTTCGGAATTGAGTATCTCGGGCTCGCCACCGATACGCAGCAGCTCGCCTATGTGCTGAAGCCGGGGGAAACGGAGGCGCCGGAAGGTCTTCAGTCCGCGTTTTTCACCGCTTTGAGGCTCGAGGACATTTTGAGTTTTCATATGAAAGAGGGCAAAACGGGCAATGATGTGTTCCGTGCGGCGAAGGCGTCTGCGAATAAAGAGCAGATCGATGCGATGATTTATTGTCATCCTGTCGGGCCCCATTGCCACGAAGCCGGGGCGCTCATCGGCCTCTATGATCAGCAGGGCGATGTGCCGGTCAGAGGCGATCTGCCGCTCACGGCAAATACTTGCTACGCGATGGAATTCAATATCCGTCAGTTCGTGCCTGAGTGGGGGCAGGAGGTTCCGATTTATCTCGAGGAGCCAGTCGCGCTCTTGGACGGGAAAGTGGAGTATATGGCGAAGAGGCAGATGGGATTTTATTTGATATAG
- a CDS encoding cation diffusion facilitator family transporter — MGHDHGHDHTHGGNKKALWISFIIITGYMIVEAAGGFLTNSLALLSDAGHMLSDSVSLGIGLLAFTLGEKVADYSKTYGYKRLEILAAVFNGVTLVLISLYIFYEAYHRFMEPPEVASTGMLVIASIGLVVNIIVAWILMRGDTEENLNLRAAFLHVLGDLLGSVGAIAAALLILFFDWGWADPAASVIVALLVLISGWRVTKDAVHVLMEGTPKNVDLNDVIAAIENVEGIERIHDLHVWSITSGQNALSCHAVVSEELTICESQELLRKIEQELAHKGIGHVTVQLESSDHPHEDSVMCEGKGGASLHQHHH, encoded by the coding sequence ATGGGACACGACCACGGACATGACCACACACATGGCGGAAACAAAAAGGCATTGTGGATCAGTTTTATCATCATCACGGGGTATATGATCGTTGAAGCAGCAGGGGGATTCCTTACGAACAGTCTGGCTTTGTTGTCCGATGCGGGTCATATGCTGAGCGATTCGGTGTCACTCGGGATTGGATTATTGGCCTTTACGCTGGGTGAAAAAGTGGCTGACTATAGTAAGACGTATGGATATAAACGTCTTGAGATTTTGGCTGCGGTCTTTAACGGGGTGACGCTGGTACTCATATCGCTCTATATTTTTTATGAAGCCTATCACCGCTTCATGGAGCCGCCGGAAGTCGCATCGACCGGGATGCTTGTGATTGCTTCGATCGGCTTGGTGGTGAATATCATCGTCGCATGGATCTTGATGCGCGGGGATACGGAAGAAAATCTGAATTTGCGTGCGGCATTCCTCCATGTATTGGGAGATCTGCTTGGTTCTGTCGGAGCGATTGCGGCAGCACTGCTGATCCTGTTTTTCGACTGGGGCTGGGCGGATCCGGCTGCAAGTGTGATCGTTGCACTGCTTGTATTGATCAGCGGATGGAGGGTCACGAAGGATGCGGTCCATGTATTAATGGAAGGCACTCCTAAGAATGTGGACCTGAACGATGTCATCGCTGCCATAGAAAACGTGGAGGGAATCGAGAGGATACATGACCTCCACGTGTGGAGCATCACAAGCGGGCAGAACGCCCTTTCCTGCCATGCGGTTGTGAGTGAGGAGTTGACGATATGTGAAAGCCAGGAGCTATTACGCAAGATTGAACAAGAGCTTGCGCATAAAGGAATCGGGCATGTGACGGTTCAGCTGGAAAGCAGTGATCATCCTCATGAGGATTCGGTGATGTGTGAGGGGAAGGGTGGAGCTTCTTTACATCAACATCATCATTGA
- a CDS encoding YkvA family protein, translating to MNDTEKHFSEEKFWSKLKKFGLKAGHSVVYTALLLYFVLQKPDVPKKAKMVIIGALGYFILPTDLIPDMAVGVGFTDDLGALGVALLQVAMYIDDDVKAKAKAKLRDWFGDNVDTSEVDKKI from the coding sequence ATGAATGATACAGAGAAACATTTTTCAGAGGAGAAATTCTGGAGCAAGCTGAAGAAGTTTGGTTTGAAAGCAGGCCACTCAGTGGTTTACACGGCGCTGCTCCTGTACTTTGTCCTGCAAAAGCCGGATGTGCCGAAGAAGGCAAAGATGGTGATCATCGGGGCTCTCGGGTACTTCATTCTGCCGACGGACCTCATTCCTGATATGGCAGTGGGTGTAGGATTCACGGATGACCTAGGGGCGCTGGGTGTTGCTTTGCTGCAGGTGGCCATGTACATCGATGACGATGTGAAAGCGAAAGCCAAGGCGAAATTGAGAGATTGGTTCGGGGATAATGTGGATACGTCAGAGGTCGATAAGAAAATATAA
- a CDS encoding DMT family transporter: protein MMKGAIFALLGGLCITMQGIFNARMSDAIGGWHTTSIVHIVAFTIAMAIYMKERYGKGKSFRQVPFLYLIGGSFGVVVVFSELTAIHMIGPASAIAILLVAQIGTAFAIESKGWFGERKVPVTLRQGVGLIMMLAGVVLFQL, encoded by the coding sequence ATGATGAAAGGTGCTATATTTGCGCTGCTTGGGGGATTGTGCATCACCATGCAGGGCATTTTCAATGCCAGAATGAGTGACGCGATCGGCGGATGGCATACGACGTCCATCGTCCATATCGTCGCTTTTACGATCGCGATGGCGATCTATATGAAAGAAAGATATGGAAAAGGGAAAAGCTTCAGGCAGGTGCCGTTCCTTTATTTGATCGGTGGTTCGTTCGGTGTCGTGGTGGTTTTTTCTGAACTGACGGCGATTCATATGATCGGGCCAGCATCGGCCATTGCCATCCTTCTCGTGGCACAGATCGGAACGGCTTTTGCCATCGAGTCCAAAGGATGGTTCGGGGAAAGGAAGGTCCCCGTTACGCTCAGGCAGGGTGTCGGATTGATCATGATGCTTGCCGGGGTGGTTCTTTTCCAATTGTAG
- a CDS encoding Crp/Fnr family transcriptional regulator, whose protein sequence is MKEIQAAKSEQYIRGTELEDLFPVHFRKYIKVYRFEKGDVLFSTGDELDELYFLMEGKIKIFTHTPEGKLLINRFKRPPALIGDVEYSRGSAVINSVEAVTDGVFLAVPFADLARIEGEHPAMTRFLFDTMAHKFYTELHATSMHMLYPVEVRLASYLLSISEVAEGTVFHEEMRTSNLMELAEWIGTSYRHLNRVLKNMAAEDTIERVNGSIKIKNLKKLSALAKGNIYE, encoded by the coding sequence GTGAAAGAAATCCAGGCTGCCAAATCAGAACAGTATATAAGAGGGACCGAACTGGAGGATTTATTTCCGGTGCATTTCAGAAAATATATCAAAGTCTACCGGTTTGAAAAGGGGGACGTGCTGTTTTCGACAGGGGATGAGCTTGACGAACTGTATTTCCTTATGGAAGGGAAGATCAAGATCTTCACGCACACCCCTGAAGGGAAACTCCTGATCAACCGGTTCAAGCGTCCGCCCGCTTTGATCGGAGATGTGGAATATTCGAGGGGGAGTGCAGTCATCAACTCGGTTGAAGCCGTCACAGACGGGGTGTTCCTTGCCGTGCCTTTTGCTGATTTGGCAAGGATCGAGGGGGAACATCCGGCGATGACCCGTTTCCTCTTCGATACGATGGCTCATAAATTCTACACGGAACTGCATGCGACGAGCATGCACATGCTGTACCCGGTCGAAGTGCGGCTGGCGAGTTATCTGTTATCCATTTCAGAAGTTGCTGAAGGGACTGTGTTTCATGAGGAGATGAGGACCTCCAATCTCATGGAACTGGCAGAATGGATCGGAACGAGCTACCGCCACTTGAACAGGGTTTTAAAAAATATGGCAGCTGAAGACACCATCGAACGGGTGAATGGTTCTATAAAAATAAAAAATCTAAAGAAACTCAGCGCACTTGCAAAAGGGAATATCTATGAATAA